The genomic stretch GTTGTAATTCATTCTTTTAttacaatctaatatataaagctgtgtgTGTGCCCGCTAAAGAAATCTGCACCGTCGCGTTTACCATCACGAAATTTGTCACACAAGTACATAAGGTGTCCGGgaagtctcagctctctaggacatactgttcctaagatattccccaaaaatgcaaaactggcacatcacatgacctaaattagccaatagaagcctgcagatcTTTCTCTTCagatcccaactgccatacacatggtcacatgtcccttatcagccaatagaagctcgcaggtccttaacatacacacagttttacaccaggtttccataacaaccctgtaatttttcttcacttctgtaggtcagctttggatggcactgttaagggagcggagtgctgtgcaggttacagttcagggggcaggtaggtctAGGATGGCCATTCAGGCCTccttcaaaagacggacttaaaacctCGCCACAGGTCCCATTAAGCCACACCTCTGATCaaattaggccacgcccctcccactcctcagccgacagggattgaaaaaatgaagttaaaagttAACTACTGTCAGCTCCACGGGtgggagtaaggcccctttcacacggtcgagttttccgcgcgggtgcaatgcgtgacgtgaacgcattgcacctgcactgaatccggacccattcatttctatggggctgtgcacacgagcggtgattttcacgcatcacttgtgcgttgtgtgaaaatcgcagcatgttttatattctgcatttttcatgcaacgcaggccccatagaagtgaatgggctgtgtgaaaattgcaagcaagtgcggatgcggtgcaattttcacgcacggttgctaggagacgatcgggatggcgacccgatagggtggccagacgtccagttttaggccggacagtccggttttcaggctccctgtcctccgtccggcgcagtgcctggacggacacagggatgtcctccttttcaATAGCTCacgtctcagacagcagcattgtgctgtctgagcgtgagctgcagcaactgaccgaggcttctctcacccccagtcagtcactagagccgcagatATGGCTCCCTGTGGATGACTGAGGGGAAGAGAAGCGCCCCAGCTGCCCCCGTTTACCTTTCATTCACAACACaaagttcttccctctcctcccccgtgTTTTTTTCCAGCCGatggtgggggcgtggcttcactggCATGGGGCGTGGCTTTGTGGTTTGGGTCATTGTGGGAGTGGTTTGGGCGTTGTGGGTGTGGTTTTGGCCGGTCCGGCTTtctagggtgaagccagtggccaccctacgacccgatcattattattttcccttataacatggttataaaagggaaaataatagcattcttaatacatagtacaatagggctggaggggttaaaaaaaaaaaaaagaatttaactagccttaatccacttgttcgcgcagccggcatctcttctgtctccttctttgaggaataggacctttgacgtcactgcgctcatcacatggtccatcacacaatcttttaccatggtgatggatcatgtgacggaccgtgtgatgaacgtagtgatgtCAAAGGTCCTATTTCCGTTCACAGCaaagaaggagacagaagagatgccggctgcgcgaacaagtggattaaggctagttaaattctttttttaacccctcaagccctattgtacaatgcattctgtattcagaatgctattattttcccttataaccatgttataaggggaaataatacaatctacacaaccttgaacccaaacctgaacttttgtgtgaagaagttcgggtttgggtaccacagTTTTTTATCGTGcctgtgcaaaacacattgcacccgtgcgataaaaacagaacgcaatcaaaactgactgcaattgggtacctactcgcgtgggtttgccgcaacgcatcaggaccttatccggacacgctcgtctgcaaggggccttaagggtgactttctcccttctgctcacactcagacagcatagtgctgctgtctaagagtaagctgttcaaaatgacatccctgtgtccattcAGGCTCtgtgccagacggaggacagagagtctgaaagctggactgtccagcctaaaactggacctctagACGCCCAAGGGGCAGATTgatgtaaaggccactgttaagggggtgggcccctgtggaggtggtgtgctgtgaaacccactgttaaagggaaaggctgctgtggaggtcaaagttaagggggtgggctgctgtggaggtcccattttaaggcacaggggctgtggaggtcactgttatagtggatagtgtctATCTTTTAACGACCCACACAAAccttaaatatacccgagcaaagccgGGTCATTCAGCTAGTGGTGTATATAAGGTCAATCAGTCTGCACTGATTAATAGCTTTATGGCTATGCCGGGGATTTGAAGCACTGGCTACTACAGAGTCaaagaggagccgtcacctctcctgacatgtctgttttagtacctACTTACATTCCTCACCTTTTttttgtgctgttcctctattattcctgctagatgttatgaatgaattgccagcagtttgcagACAAGGTCCAGTTCAGTGTTACCAGTTAAGGACGTGTCCCtgcaacacccatctggacctgcaACTGTAGGCAGTTCATTCATACCTTCTAGCAGGAAGAACAAAGAAATTGCACAAAATAGaggctagggctgaaacgattactcaattAAAATAGAGTCACTcgatcaaaaataaaaaaaaataaagaaaataatcctCAAtgcaattttttgcatcgagaatttgtttgtgtcatgtgaccacggagcgcgaGTGAAGCGCTTATTACTCATGCTCTGTGGTCTCCCACCGGCCTGCAccgcactggatcctgacatACACACATCGGCAGGATATAGTGACGCTGTGTGACATCAGGACGACGGTGCAGCGCGTGAAGAAGAGGATGGAAGATCTCTGGAGTGTCGGGAGcgcccctacaggagaggtaagtattttatttcactggcgctggaGACTTATGGgtaggagggggagatggtggcatgggggggggggggggggaagagctgatggcactggaaggGGGGCGGGGGTCTGCTGagtttttaataaagaaaaatgttctttttagttttttcttagaGTACTCGACTAAttgatagaatacttgattactaaaataaattgATAGCTACAGCCGTAATAGAAGCataagagtagatgctccagaatttacATGTAGAAAACAAATATAAGTAATAAAACAGACATGCTAGGCGACGTAATTGGTACTCTTTAAAACACTGACTGcccacagtcaccactagagggagctatccGAATACTGTcttattgagctccccctagtggtggctgtacgtAACATAGAATTTTATCCCATAAATCTGCGTCTACTCTACAGAAGATTAGGTTAACCAGCACAGAAATCAGGATGAAGAGCCCTAACAGACAAGCCATGTGAGAACCCAACCTGACAGCTTGTGTAAATCCTTAACATGAATACATCACGCTTCATCCACGGAGTGATGGACTTTGGCCGAGGAGGCAGAATCTAGTTTACTATTACTCATAATAAATGGTTATAGGAAGCCTGTGCGTGGGCTGCAATGTGTCGCTTCATTACAAGCCCACCACTGCCACAGACGACGTACGGTATATGCCTTAGGGGTCGAGCACACGGCCATAAGAGTTTTGCAGTTCACAATCTCGGAACCGCAGAATACAGATCCTGTATTGACTGATCTTGTTGTCGTGATCATCAGGGGGTCCAAGTGGTcagacacacccccccccccccccccactgaatgtcgtgtgaatgccccctaagTGATGAAATCAGTGAATTtattgcaaaatctgtaacagggccccACCACCACAGGGGCCAATCCAACAAACCCAGCGGCCATTTATAATACCAATGTCTTCCTTTAAGCCCCCCAAGCACCAGGGTCTTGTTGGGACCACCACCTCTGCACCCCCAATTAAAATCTATCGAGCCGATGCCAGTCAATGCAAGAAGTAGCATTGGTAACATACAGAGCAGTAAAATAAGTTTTATTCTCTGTTCACATACAAAGCAAATTGCTAATTGAAACCTGGCCATGGAGCCAAATATCTCATTTTACAGTGGAAGTGCCAAAAACAGCCTTTTTATCACAAGAAACTACCTGGGGCTtttaatgcagctttggatgtgactggagaagaATAAATTACACCTTATTAGTTCCTGAAGGATGAAGTCAAGGacgcttaggcccctttcacacgggcgatatttccgcacggatgcaatgcgtgaggtgaacgcattgcacctgcactgaatccggacccattcatttctataagtctgtgcacatgaggggtgattttcacgcatcacttgtgcgttgcgtgaaaaatcgcagcatgctctatattgtgcgtttatcacgcaacacaggccccatagaagtgaatggggctgtgtgaaaatcgcaagaaaatgcgattttcacgcatggttgctaagatgacagtctattcactgtattattttcccttataacatggttataagggaaaataatagcattcttaatacagaacgcttagtaggtcaattgagggttaaaaaaattaaattaaaaattaactcaccttctcctcttgatcgcgtagttgccgatctcttcttacttctttaatcatgagctgccggctaaaggacctgtggtgacgtcacatcacatggtcatgggcgatggaccatgtgataagctccgtgacgtcaccacaggtcctgaaaaagaacaggagaccggcagctacgcgatcaattgcaggaggtgagtatatatatatatatatatattatattttttttttaaccctcaattgaccttgtattacgtattctgtattaaagaatgctattattttcccttataaccatgttataagggaaaataattacatctacacaaccttgaacccaaacatgaacttcaggtctgggtaccacattcagttttttatcacgcgcgtgcaaaacgcattgcacctgcgcgataaaaacggaatgcaattgcgtacctactcgtgcgggtttgccgcaatgcatccggacctaatccggacacgctcgtctgcaaggggcccaaGACTTTAGATTGAAGCTTCTTTGGTTTGGATAAAAATGTACATCTTTACCCGTTTCCCTATGACAACACGATCTGCTGTCGCCAAGTGTCATCATAGGGAGATGGGTCTCGTATCAAACAATCGGAAGCATTCCTTCTTTAATTTTAGGAGTAGCGACAGATTTTAAACTTCTCCTTTCTCCacaggattggggggggggggggataagaaTCTGATCAATCGGGGTCCTGTCTGATCAGATCAATCGGTGGCTATCCATAGGACTAGAGCGGTAGTCTGGAATACTGCTGCTCTATGGCACTTACGGAGATTGCTTAGGACTGTACTCCGCTTCTATCGACCGGTTGCACATGTTTGGTCGCCACGTGGTTCATAGGAGGTGTTGTaggacccccattcttgtgatcaatgGAGGTCCCAGTGGTCCGACCCACCCCGATCAGACTCTTATCCCCTTACCTGTGGATAGGTGGGTACTTTTTCAAACTCGGCACAGACCCTTTAAAGTTATAAATTTAGGCAATAAAGCCCCATTGTAAAAGGACATTCATTCCGAGCGCTTACTCTTAAGAGTTGGATTTGGAGTTGGATCCTGATATTGCTGGGGTCTGCATCCGTTGAGTTCTGGCCTCTCCAGCTGATGCTGCACCTCCTGCCAGGCTGATGGGGAGGGGAGAGATCAATAAAAGTCAATATTGCAGgggaacaaaaaaacaaaaaaaaaagtcttaaaaggattctgcatttttcaaacagcacttggatctgaatacttaattgcatgcaattaaaaatattgtacagccactgagttattcaataaaatgtatctgtatagcgccacctgctgtttgttctttcccttatttttcagtccacctcactgagatggtcgcacatgcttagtttaaatcttcaactgtcaccagctatAGGTTATGCTAGAATCTGTGACAGTtacagaaagaacacaccccctgagctgcagcaaaaaaggaccccccccccccccccatgtgaggcacagggctggttctagctttattaggaagagattgccatgtactatatgatgtctgattttcattttttacatcaatcacgggagaacctctttaaaagaGGGTCTGATAGGCTATCAAtgtctgatcggcggaggtccaacaccctgcaccccccgCCGCTTAGCTGTTCTTCAATAGCTCTGGAACTACACAGCGCCATTCATTGTGTAGTGGAAATGGCTGGTACTGCAGCACttctcctattgaaatgaatggacggAGCAGTAAAAGTGCTGCCGCTACACTGCAACATCTGATCGGGGAGGTTGGGGGGGTGAGATGTCTGACTCCGCCAATCAGGTAGTATAAGATTCTGGAATAACGCTTTAAGGGTGTAGTTACTTGGTGACTAAATTTATATGACAAGCGCAGTGGTTTCCCATACAGCTTAGGCCTGACTGGTAAGTCTCCGGCAGCGGCTTTCCTCGTGGGCTGGCATCACCCATTAAAACTCGTAAAACAGGATTCATATTTTAATTAAAGCACCAGCGACTGCAGCCACGATCTGTTACACAAGTATGGGAGCGTGAAGATCTCCTACGATGTCTGTTCAGCTGGCTTCTGACATTAGAGGCAGGGGATCACCCCCATCTTCACATCCGCACTAATATGAATGACAGAATCCTGTGGGAACTTTTGAGGCGTCCATAGCACACACACAttagtccagggatcagcaacctccagctgttctgaaactacaactcccagaatcctcctttcacttttatgggagttacaagaacagcctagtaagtgtgaatgctgggagttgtagttttacagcagctggagtgccgaaggtagCTGATCCCTGCAGTAGACGAATGTTGGCCAAACGTGCTGATGTTATGGAAAGGAGAGTCGGCCATGTTGGATTATAACATGCCCAGTGCTTAGTTCCTAGGCTAgggtcgcgtgacaattttttattgtgatagtctatggcaggcatggccaacccgcggctctccagctgttgtaaaactacaactcccaccatgccctgctgtaggctaatagctgtaggcagtttgggcatgttgggagttgtagttttacaacagctggagagcctcaggttagccatccctggtctatggtATCGCACTACGATATGCTGCGACAAGATGGACTTTTCTGAGACTGTTGCGTCACCATAGATTATCATTATAAAATTACTGCGCAAATTTTGTGCGACACATCGCCGCCGTGTAGACCTAACCTTAAGGTAGATGAGCCACTACCTAGTCTACGTGCACTCATACCTTAAAGGACATATGCCAACCATGTCAGATATGGGAGGGTCCACCTATCTGGAGAACACCTCCAAGTGAAGGAAAGCATGGAGCGCATGCACAGCACGCTCTCTGTTCATCACAATGGAAGTTTCTAACATAGCTGAGCGAGCACACTCGGCTATATTCCTAGGTCCCTTAGTCGCGAATGGATAGcacactgcgcaagcgcagccacctctcTATTCAGCGCTAAGAGACCTTCAGAAATTGCTGAGCGCTGGCtattatttttggaagtcccatagcttTGAACGGAGGGTAGCACACACGCGCGGCTGCTCTCTTCACTTGAGGGGTCctattcttgagataggagcgagtcccagaggtgggaccatctgacattgatggcatatgctTAGCCATATCccggatgggaatacccctttaataatatcaattaaaggggtattttgacAGATAAAGTCTACGATGCCCTCCATGTTTTCTGGTGTCACAAGTGACGGCATGGTAACATGCTTTTTTTTGTACAGCTAAAATCTCATAAAAGTAATCATCCTGGAGCAACTACTAGAAGAGACATGTTAGAGCAATACAAGGGCATATAGATATCATGGAGGGTGAGGCCTCCCTATTCAGGACCAACCTCTATGGGTTATAAAGGAAGgctagtagaaaaaaataaaataaaaaaaagccacatGAAAGTTGGGACAACCCTTTTCATTTGGAGGTCCTGCAAGAGGAAGCAAATAGTTCCTCTACCGAGACCCCAGTATGCTGAAGCCCTTACCCTGGTATACAAAGCGGACGTTCTCCTCGTGTGCCGGTGTGTAGGCTTCTTCTTCTGACGTGGGGCTGAGGGACGCGCTACGCTTGCCGTTCACTCGACTGAAAACTAGCTTTGGAGGAGCAGGACTGCAAGAGAAAAAGAGATCCAGGTCAAGGAAAGATCTATAGCAACAGAGAAGCATTGCATGTGAAGAATACAAAAATTATGGatggtcaccactagagggagtttatATTAAAATGTATGAACAGTATACAACtcgtaagctccccctagtggtggctgcaggcagacagaattcTAACTCCCGTGTCTGTGCCTGGAGATTTGGAGCTGTGCATCACAAAAGGAGAGCTCTgacaatataaataaataaataaataataaaatatatataatttttatactaATCAGCAGAGAATATAAAACAAGGAAATGCATTTATCTTTATATCGAGAAGTCGCAGCTCCTGGCGATAAAGGGAACTGTAACATATGCATCCCTTCCCACGTAACCCATTATCTCTGGAAAACAAGATACAGTATGCTGGACATTTTCCGGACTGGGAACAGTACTTAATAGCAGCTGGACGCGTCCATCACTCCGCAGAATTTACAGGTTGTGTCCAATATTCTATGTAACCAAGATTAGTCCATGGGTCTCAATGGGTACACCAGAAAAAGTGCTGTGAATAAAGTAGCCATAGGTGCTGTTCCTTTGGACCTGGGCTAGATGAaactaattatttttattttttttcattttagtagggaaacatttttatttttaagaaaagtaataaattaatacaaaaaaaagtaacTACAAAGTCAAATGTATAcataaaataaagtgtaaaaataaaatacgaaataataaaattatatttttttttcagaagcaACTATAGTCAGACCAGGCTGTCGCATGTGGGTAAAACACTCTGCTGTCCGGGCTGCATAACACAGGATGGCAGTATGGACTGATGGATGAAGTGGGAATGTGGTACATCGCTGCAGAGGCAGCGAATCTGCCCTCCCTGACGGGCTTGATGCCTCAATACCAGGAGTAAGCAACCAACCTTCAGTACTTTAGCTGgtaaattacaactcccagtgtgttccattcacttctataggagttttgAGAGCAGCCAAGGAAGTGAGCATGCTGGGAATCGTAGTTCTGCGACAGatgttgctgacccctgatctgTGCATCTAGTGGAAGGAAGTAGACACAGGCACCTGGTGCCCCATCACTGACCCCCAGCAGCACACAACTCCCATGCTGAGCACAGGGGCTGTCGCTTTGTGTCGACAGCCATCATAATAGCCCCTCGGTCTAGGTGTCCACAGCCGCTTGTTCCAGTTCTGGATATAGCAATTCCTAATAATGTCATTCCATGACAGACGCATGCA from Bufo gargarizans isolate SCDJY-AF-19 chromosome 8, ASM1485885v1, whole genome shotgun sequence encodes the following:
- the MCRIP2 gene encoding MAPK regulated corepressor interacting protein 2, which gives rise to MYTITRGPSKLTTQRRTGPKQQIDTKLQELKSKQQLLLPTLSNGWDPLPSPAPPKLVFSRVNGKRSASLSPTSEEEAYTPAHEENVRFVYQAWQEVQHQLERPELNGCRPQQYQDPTPNPTLKNFVPIDLEDWWAERFLANIENCA